From the Leifsonia sp. AG29 genome, one window contains:
- the coaD gene encoding pantetheine-phosphate adenylyltransferase, whose translation MNRIAVVPGSFDPVTLGHLDVIERAAGLWDEVHVVVVHNPDKTALLPIAQRVALLERSIEDAGIVGNVVIASWSVGLLVDYCTDVGAHVLVKGIRSQVDVTYETPMALVNRHLADVETVFLLPNPANAHVSSSLVRQVSALGGDVSPYVPPAVYEYLQET comes from the coding sequence ATGAACAGGATCGCCGTTGTCCCTGGATCGTTCGACCCGGTCACGCTCGGCCACCTCGATGTCATCGAGCGCGCTGCGGGATTGTGGGACGAGGTCCACGTCGTCGTGGTGCACAACCCCGACAAGACGGCGCTCCTGCCGATCGCTCAGCGGGTCGCCCTCCTGGAGCGCTCCATCGAGGACGCCGGCATCGTGGGCAACGTGGTCATCGCCTCCTGGTCGGTCGGGCTGCTCGTCGACTACTGCACGGACGTGGGGGCGCACGTGCTGGTGAAGGGGATCCGATCCCAGGTCGACGTGACCTACGAGACGCCGATGGCGCTCGTGAACCGGCATCTCGCCGATGTCGAGACGGTCTTCCTCCTGCCGAATCCCGCCAACGCGCACGTGTCGAGTTCGCTCGTCCGCCAGGTCTCTGCTCTCGGGGGCGACGTGAGCCCGTACGTCCCGCCGGCCGTCTACGAGTACTTGCAGGAGACATGA
- a CDS encoding AAA family ATPase — protein MNSYATRQPTDSSAPDETTEPASGMSLDELRRAAQQITANVESVIDGKHEAVQTALVVLLAEGHLLIEDVPGVGKTMLAKSLAKSVDCTVSRIQFTPDLLPSDVTGVSVYNQAERRFEFKPGAIFANIVIGDEINRASPKTQSALLECMEERQVTVDGSTYPLAAPFIVVATQNPIEMEGTYALPEAQRDRFMARIAMGYPDEQSEVDMLTGRDTSSPLSRIGPVVTSDELRMMMTTARNVYASAPVKQYAVDLVRATRDDRDLRLGASPRATLQLVRAAKALAALDGRDFVLPDDIDVLAVPVLGHRLLPTSRAMGHHHESAPVIADIVRRIVAATPVPVGSGAIGGGRQP, from the coding sequence ATGAACAGTTACGCGACGCGTCAGCCCACAGACTCCTCCGCTCCGGACGAGACGACGGAGCCCGCCTCGGGGATGAGCCTCGACGAGCTGAGACGCGCCGCGCAGCAGATCACCGCCAACGTCGAGTCGGTCATCGACGGCAAGCACGAGGCGGTCCAGACGGCGCTCGTCGTGCTGCTGGCCGAGGGCCACCTCCTCATCGAGGACGTCCCCGGGGTCGGCAAGACCATGCTGGCCAAGTCGCTCGCCAAGTCGGTCGACTGCACCGTGAGCCGCATCCAGTTCACACCCGACCTGCTGCCGAGCGATGTCACCGGCGTCTCGGTGTACAACCAGGCGGAGCGCCGCTTCGAGTTCAAGCCGGGCGCCATCTTCGCCAATATCGTCATCGGCGACGAGATCAACCGGGCGAGCCCCAAGACGCAGTCCGCGCTCCTCGAGTGCATGGAGGAGCGGCAGGTCACCGTCGACGGCTCGACCTACCCGCTCGCGGCGCCGTTCATCGTGGTCGCCACCCAGAACCCCATCGAGATGGAGGGGACGTACGCGCTGCCCGAGGCGCAACGGGACAGGTTCATGGCGCGCATCGCGATGGGTTACCCCGACGAGCAGTCGGAGGTGGACATGCTCACGGGGCGCGACACCTCCAGCCCGCTCTCGCGGATCGGACCGGTGGTCACCTCCGACGAGCTCCGGATGATGATGACGACGGCCCGGAACGTCTACGCCTCAGCGCCCGTGAAGCAGTACGCCGTCGACCTCGTGCGAGCCACTCGCGACGACCGGGACCTGCGGCTGGGGGCGAGCCCGCGGGCCACGCTCCAGCTAGTCCGCGCCGCTAAGGCGCTCGCCGCGCTCGACGGCCGCGACTTCGTCCTCCCCGATGACATCGACGTCCTCGCGGTCCCGGTGCTGGGCCACCGCCTGCTCCCGACGAGCCGGGCGATGGGGCACCACCACGAGAGCGCCCCGGTCATCGCCGACATCGTCCGGCGGATCGTGGCCGCGACGCCCGTGCCGGTCGGATCCGGGGCGATCGGGGGCGGACGCCAGCCGTGA
- a CDS encoding DUF58 domain-containing protein → MTLRGRSTSPLTRPRPTARGWSLGAVGVVALVASALLGRTDVLFVGVLLTVLPLAAMISVTVDRPRLTVTRSFHPDVVAVGERSTIVTTARNQSPRPSPAARWREYAPAAVGVQGPAPFPRLGPHQVNTTHGRDTVVLRQEVVPRRRGAHAVGPLVVSRTDPFGLAYAEYGLGQPRQFLVTPRAVPLPPGELDVAHSEGTEHELIRHAIPSADELIAREYRPGDPLRRVHWRATARHDQLMVRQEEQRSNPEAWMLVDTRLTAAPDDEFETLVDLVASIGVHLLDQGFVVSIVETASRQLGGRTGAGRTGTLGSSMPTYDVGGADRLLLSDLAAVERLAGRSDESVSDLAAGLRRAGRPVPVFAALADASPELGALAALRPMGDPAVAFISSSAPAAVAEILGDAGWLCVSFSAGDGPDVCWQRALRRQRAAVAARGN, encoded by the coding sequence GTGACCCTGCGCGGTCGCTCCACCTCGCCGCTGACCAGGCCGCGGCCCACCGCCCGCGGCTGGTCCCTCGGTGCGGTCGGCGTGGTCGCCCTCGTCGCGTCGGCCCTCCTCGGTCGCACCGATGTGCTCTTCGTCGGCGTGCTCCTGACGGTGCTGCCGCTCGCCGCGATGATCTCGGTGACCGTGGACCGGCCTCGGCTGACGGTGACGCGCAGCTTCCACCCGGACGTCGTAGCGGTGGGGGAGCGCTCCACCATCGTCACGACCGCGCGGAATCAGTCGCCGCGGCCGAGCCCGGCCGCACGGTGGCGTGAGTACGCGCCGGCAGCGGTCGGGGTCCAGGGACCGGCCCCCTTCCCCCGTCTGGGCCCGCACCAGGTGAACACCACGCACGGGAGGGACACGGTCGTCCTGCGACAGGAGGTCGTGCCCCGGCGGCGCGGCGCGCACGCGGTCGGCCCGCTCGTGGTGAGCCGGACCGACCCGTTCGGGCTGGCCTACGCCGAGTACGGCCTCGGCCAGCCGAGGCAGTTCCTCGTGACCCCCCGGGCGGTGCCGCTCCCGCCCGGCGAGCTGGATGTCGCGCACAGCGAGGGCACCGAGCACGAGCTCATCCGGCACGCCATCCCGAGCGCCGACGAGCTGATCGCCCGCGAGTACCGGCCGGGCGACCCGTTGCGGCGCGTCCACTGGCGCGCGACAGCGCGGCACGACCAGCTCATGGTCCGCCAGGAGGAGCAGCGCAGCAACCCCGAGGCGTGGATGCTCGTCGACACCCGGCTCACCGCCGCCCCCGACGACGAGTTCGAGACCCTGGTCGACCTCGTGGCCTCGATCGGCGTCCACCTCCTCGACCAGGGGTTCGTCGTGAGCATCGTCGAGACGGCGTCGCGCCAGCTGGGCGGCCGCACCGGCGCGGGTCGGACGGGCACCCTCGGCTCCTCCATGCCGACGTACGACGTCGGCGGGGCGGACCGCCTCCTGCTCTCCGACCTGGCCGCGGTGGAGCGGCTCGCCGGCCGGAGCGACGAGTCCGTGTCCGACCTCGCCGCCGGGCTCCGGCGAGCCGGACGACCGGTGCCGGTCTTCGCGGCTCTCGCGGACGCCTCCCCGGAGCTCGGCGCCCTGGCGGCGCTGAGGCCGATGGGCGACCCGGCGGTCGCGTTCATCTCCTCGTCGGCTCCGGCGGCGGTGGCGGAGATCCTCGGCGACGCGGGGTGGCTCTGCGTCTCGTTCTCCGCCGGGGACGGTCCGGACGTCTGCTGGCAGCGCGCGCTGAGGCGGCAACGAGCGGCGGTGGCGGCCCGTGGCAACTGA